The Novipirellula aureliae sequence GCATTTGCGGATCGCATGGATTATCGTCATGGTTGAGAATGAACTCGTTTCTAGGCGCACGCCGGGGAACACATTGCAACCGAGGCTCCCGCCTCGATTGTGTGGTTAGGTAACACGGCAGGCGGGAGCCTGCCACCATCCGGTCCCAGGCAGAAGTCTGGGCACCAAAAGTCGGACAACTCGTTCCCAGGCTCCTGCTTGGCAACGCACTGCAACCGAGGCTCCCGCCTCGGGAACTTTCATTTCAACATGGTAAGTGATCGATGTTTTATTTCATTCTTTGGGTCGTGTTTCTATTGACCGCTGTTTTGGCTGTCCCCGTCGTTTCGTTTTTAGAAAAACGGGCATTGGCCAAACCACAGGCCGACGATAGCGCAGCGACGACGAACGATGAATGGACGGACGAAGAGAACGGTGCACCCGAAGAAGGGTTTGGCTCGGACGACCCATTTGGTGGCGATGTCGAGGTTGTCGAACCGCTCAATGAAGAGTTAGCATCGTTCGAAGAAATAAAATAGGATTCGAAGAATTGAATGAGGGCAGGCTAGAAGCCTACCCCATGGGTTTGTTGGCAAGCTAGAATCTTGCCCCACTTTTAAGGAAATACTACTGCATGTTTGGGAAATGGGTCGAAGTCGAGTTTGATTGCTTGCCGCTACGTAGTGTGTCACGAATCGATGTGCCGCTTGACGCTTCGCCGACCTTCGAGCAATTTGTGCTGCGAGTGAAAGCAGCGATGGCAAAGCATGGGGCACATAACACTTACTATTTGCACCGTGGTGTTTGCCGGTTCCATTTGACAAACGATCCGCTGATCGGCATGGTCGAGTTCAGCTTCGAAGGAACGGTGATGACAGGTCAAAAGGACCTCAAGACCAAGGCACTTGAGTTAAAAGTAGAACTGACACGCGAAACGTGCGATTGGTTAACCGGACCTTTTGTGGAACTGCTAGCCGAAACGGCACAGCGAGCCGTGATGGTTGAGTTCGATCGCTATATCGAAGCGGGTGATCTTCAAAAGACCGAGGATCGCATCAAAGCAATCGAAGAGCAAAGTGATGCTGAAGGTGGTTTCCTGGGGATGTATCTGTAGGACGGAGTGCACCTGTCGTTCCTTTCGGGACGTTGTGAACTGGTTTAATTCGTATCCCTGGACGCACGTCTGGGGCTATCACCTGCCGTCGCTTCGCGACGCCGGAGTTTTCGCGACCGATGGCATCCGAGCACGACCGATTAAAGGACTTTCTAATCGATGCAGCGATGTTGCTACATCGCTACGGTACGCCGTCGCACCGGCTCGAACGAACGATGACAAAGGTGGGGACAGCGTTAGGTTGCGATTCCGTCTTTTTATACACTCCGACCGCGTTGGTCATTTCAATCACGATTGATGGCGAAGAAAGCACGGTGGTGCGGCGTGTCGACTCGGGGGAAGTCCATGTCGATAAGTTGCTGTGCACCGATGATGTGCTCGATCGCCTAGAGCAAAAAGAGATCACGATTGAGGAAGCGAGAAAGCAGCTATCCGAAATTGACCGAGCGCCACCGCTTTTTCCTTTTTGGGTTTATGCGTTTGCATGCGCTGCGGGTTGTGGGTCGCTGGCGGTTCTCTTTCGCGGTCGCCCCACCGAGGTATTGGCCGCATCGGCGATCGGTTTTGGCATTGTGGTATTCGAAAAATCTCAGTCATGGCTCGGACAAGATCGGAGCCTGTTGTTGCCTGTCTCTGGTTTTGCGGCGGCAATCGTATCGTTAGCGATTGCCCAGTTTGTGACGCCAATTGACCATCGGTTGGTAACGCTCGCAGGCGTAATCATCTTGATTCCTGGATTGAGCTTAACCGTTGCGATGACGGAGTTGGCGGTCGGACATCTATCGGCAGGCGTGGCGCGATTGGCGGGCGCAATGGTCTCACTCTTGACGCTATTCTTCGGCGCGGCAATCGCGTGGCGGCTAGCCGAATCATGGCGGCAACTACCGATCAAACCCGTCGCAGCGGAAATCACCGCAGCGCTGCCGCCATCGTGGGTGGTCCAGTGGGCTGCGCTGCTGATTGCACCGATCGCCTTTGCAATCATCTTTCAAGCCCGCATCGCCCAGTGGCCGGTCATCATTGCGGTTTCCATCATGGGAATCGCAACGAGCCGATTCGTGAATCCGTACTATGGCGTTGAGGTCGCTTCGTTTACGGCCGCGCTCGTGGTTGGCTGCGGTAGTAATCTCTACGCACGACTGCGGAATCGGCCCGCCCTGATCGCACTGACGCCTGCGTTGATCGTTCTCGTGCCTGGTTCGTTCAGCTACCGGACGCTCAATGCGCTCATGGACCATGATACGATCGCAGGGGTAGAACTTGGGTTTAACACGATCTTGATCGCAATGTGTCTTGTTGGTGGGCTGTTGACATCCAATGCGGTCGTCCCACCGAAGCGGATCATGTAAGGGCGCCCTGCCCTTCCACGGGCGTGACGTCGACGTTGACTTTTAAGGACGTGTCTCCACCGCCGATAATCACGCCGCGCATGGGACTGACGTCGCCATAATCACGTCCGATGCAGATCGGAATATGATCCGTGCTACAAAAGCAAGCGTTGGTGGGGTCGCAGTCAATCCAGCCGAGCTTTTGGCCTCCATAAACACTTAGCCAAGCGTGCGATTCATCGGCACCGACAAGCCGCGTTTGACCTTCAGCAGGTCGCGTCCGCAAATAGCCGCTGACGTAACGGGCTGGCAAGCCGATCGATCGTAAACAAGCGATTTGAATATGAGCGAAGTCTTGACAAACTCCTGCCCGCAATTGGAAGGCTTCTTCCGTTTCGGTGTGCACGTGAGTCGCTGCGGTGTCGTAGCGAAAGTCCTGATGAATCCGCCGGGTCAAATCGAGTGCGGCATCGACAATCGGCCGGGAATCAGCGAACGAGACGAGGGCATAGTCGGCAAACATTTTGCCCGAGACAACACGCGGTGAATCGAAGCGAAATTCGTGGATCATTCGCCCCGAAGCTCCGACGATGTCTCTCGATTCGGATTGGATCGACTGCCAATCCGGTGAGCTCGATACGTGCAAACATTTCGCTGGCTCGACCGTTACTTCACTGATGACGGTAGCGGTGAGTTCTCGGTGCATCCGCTCAATGGCAAACGAGTAGACACGGTTCCCGAAGTAGTCCTCATGCTCGGCCACTCGTTCGGGATGAGGGGTGATCGTGACATTCGAAAAATGACAAGT is a genomic window containing:
- a CDS encoding threonine/serine exporter family protein encodes the protein MASEHDRLKDFLIDAAMLLHRYGTPSHRLERTMTKVGTALGCDSVFLYTPTALVISITIDGEESTVVRRVDSGEVHVDKLLCTDDVLDRLEQKEITIEEARKQLSEIDRAPPLFPFWVYAFACAAGCGSLAVLFRGRPTEVLAASAIGFGIVVFEKSQSWLGQDRSLLLPVSGFAAAIVSLAIAQFVTPIDHRLVTLAGVIILIPGLSLTVAMTELAVGHLSAGVARLAGAMVSLLTLFFGAAIAWRLAESWRQLPIKPVAAEITAALPPSWVVQWAALLIAPIAFAIIFQARIAQWPVIIAVSIMGIATSRFVNPYYGVEVASFTAALVVGCGSNLYARLRNRPALIALTPALIVLVPGSFSYRTLNALMDHDTIAGVELGFNTILIAMCLVGGLLTSNAVVPPKRIM
- a CDS encoding transglutaminase family protein, encoding MPTPSADNQAANESVRYRIEHRTAYRYSESVAICQNQLRMQPRTRPSITCHFSNVTITPHPERVAEHEDYFGNRVYSFAIERMHRELTATVISEVTVEPAKCLHVSSSPDWQSIQSESRDIVGASGRMIHEFRFDSPRVVSGKMFADYALVSFADSRPIVDAALDLTRRIHQDFRYDTAATHVHTETEEAFQLRAGVCQDFAHIQIACLRSIGLPARYVSGYLRTRPAEGQTRLVGADESHAWLSVYGGQKLGWIDCDPTNACFCSTDHIPICIGRDYGDVSPMRGVIIGGGDTSLKVNVDVTPVEGQGALT